A window of Malania oleifera isolate guangnan ecotype guangnan chromosome 5, ASM2987363v1, whole genome shotgun sequence contains these coding sequences:
- the LOC131154952 gene encoding uncharacterized protein LOC131154952 — translation MAQWALGRGCRALMASRPSSSPFGSSSVSASTKKKTRNAKVSPNLANFLGAPLPSRSRAASKLMRHVRLNNLQKEEIRCNEKLRTLFNGKDKVGFLEIAKFLSKYFEKSD, via the exons ATGGCGCAGTGGGCTCTGGGGCGTGGTTGCAGAGCTCTGATGGCGTCCAGACCCTCGTCTTCCCCTTTCGGTTCTTCTTCTGTTTCTGCTTCCACCAAGAAGAAGACACGCAATGCCAAGGTTTCCCCTAATCTCGCAAACTTTCTCGGTGCTCCTTTACCCTCCCGCTCCCGTGCCGCCAGTAAACTCATGAGGCACGTCAGGCTTAACAATCTTCAG AAGGAGGAGATTCGTTGCAACGAGAAGCTGAGGACCCTATTCAATGGAAAAGACAAAGTTGGATTCCTGGAGATTGCGAAATTTCTGTCCAAGTACTTTGAGAAATCTGACTGA